GTTCTTCTTGTGCAAAGGCTTCTCGACGGCTACTTCCCCTTCAGTATATCCGGCAATTGTGACAGGAACCGCTTTATCTTCAGCGATAGCCCAGTATCGAGGGGCTGCAGGGTCGATGACTTTCTTATTGACAGTCCAGATACCATCCCATTCGAGTTGAAGTTGAGCTTGGGAAGCACCTTGGCCAAGTATGTAGTTCTTCAATCCTTGGACTGTCATACCTCTAGATCGGATACCTATGTACAGGTCTATGTCAGCAATGCTTGCTAGCTCGCGATGATGAGCTGCTAACCTCTGACAGTGGGGAACCTAGGATCATCCCAACCATTGACGACACCCTTCTCAACGAGGAACTTAAGTTTTCGCTTAGACAAGACGGTGTAAACGAAGTCAACTCGACTATCAAACGAAAAGGCTTGTATCAGCGCTCACGAACAACCAACGCCAGGACTCTGAGCTCACCTGAAATCGAAGATCTCGATCTTAGGGAAACCAAGTTTCTCCAAGAACCATTGGTATTGTTCGTGTCTTGCATAGTATTCGTTGGCTCGAAGGGCGTGGGTGACACCATCGAGGTGATCAATGATAGGACAAGCAAGGTCGTACATAGGATAAGCCTTGAACTTGGTACTATCCCATTGAATGATCGAATCAGCTTTTGTTCGTTGCAGACCGCATGCAAGCTCAGGAGGATGGACTCACCCAGTGATGTGATGCGATCCTTCGACGTATCTGTAAATTACAGGGTCCCTCATAGATCCGTTCTTATGTTGATAGTCAATCTTAGCTCTCAAGGACCATTTCTTGCCTTCCTCAGAGCCCTTAAGCATTTCCTTAAATCTAGCAACGTTGTCTTCAATGGAGGCGTCCCGATTCTTTGAGGGGATCTCAGCTCGTCTTTGTTCTTTGACCTATAAGCAGAATATAAGCGAACTTCAGGGACAGAGCAAGATCAAGCTTACGGTTTCACCATCGGTATCATCCATGAATGCATCACCTCGTCTGATAAGCTTTTCGGTTATCTCTTGAATCTTCTCGAAATGATCAGAAGTATGGACCActttatcaaatccaatttcaatcatatcAAGATCTTCCTTGATAGCATCTTCGAACTCTCCCTGTTTATCCCGAATATGTATAAGCTTTGATGGAGATCAAGAGAACGACTCGCATAAAGATAAGCTTACCTCTTCTTTGAGCGGGTTGGTATCGTCGAATCGCAAGATGAATTTTCCTTGATATTGATCCGCTAAGAATCTGTTAAGAATTGCAGCTTTCAAATGACCGATATGAAGGAATCCCGAAGGTTCGGGAGCTGTGTAGAAGAGTTATCAGTGACTGCTCATTGGTAGCATCTTCTGGTCAGAGTAGGCGTGACTCTTGtgtatgattttgattccATATTCGGTTGTATATGTGACTTACCGAATCTGACGACAACCTTGCCTTTGACAGCATTGGGTAAAACAACATCAACAGTCTCTAGTCTCTTAgttttctttcctttatCCATTTCTGATCTAGCTTGTTGGAAAGTTTTCAAAGCGTTCTGGGGAACAGAAAGAGTTTCGACGTGGTTGAACCATCTTGTTAAGTGAGGTCTTCCTGGTTTCTTGATTGAACCAATAGCGGAGTTGTTTCCTGAGCAAAGATTGATTTAGCTTTGTCAAAACCATTCAATACAATGTATGACAGATCGCGGGACACCATAGGTCTAGACTTGATAGATGACGAAATGATATTCGGAAGAACAGAACCCTCACCTCGAATTGTTCCCCAGATTGTAGCATCACCAAAACCGAATTTTGATCCAGCAAAGTAAGTTCTACCAATTACTAATTCAGCACAAGTCCGTATTTTGGATATATCATTTGACTTACCGGTAAGCAAGGTAATCATCAAGAGCATCTAAGACTGAAGATACCTCTTGGAAAGTACTATTGGCTGCGAGTAAAGTGGGAAGAGGAGGTAGGGGGATCTGCGCCATGAATAAATGTCAATAATGGGGTAATCAACGATGTCAGAGAATCTAAGCTGTAAATAAAGATTCAACTCACTTCCTTTCCAGCTACACctttttccaattcttgTCTGACTTCTTCAGCACCTTTAATCTCACCATAAGAAGCTTGACCTGTTTCACCAGATTCAGTGTCCCATGATACTGGTATACCTTGTATCAGAGCCAAAGCAATGAGAGTGAAAGGTGGGGTTTGTACGAGCGGTATAACAACTGAAGGCATCTTGTTTGGTTGAATTAGACAAATAGTATCTAGAAAGAGAGTAATGGTatgttgattgatgaacCTCCCTCAGTATTGATGGTCATTGACTTTTTTGAGAATCCAAACCTCCACAATTCCACCTATTGTTATAGCTTAATGTGGCGGTAACGACCGATAATCATCTCTATTCTTATAAACACTGTTAAAGCTAATCATGAAGCACACAGGGAGGCAAGATGTTTAACATTTGCTAGCGTGATACATGTATGCATGGACAGATGAAGACTACCAATCGCTCCGCCTATAATCACCCGGTATTCGTCCGGGTCCTTCACTTTCGCTTCCCCCAGCCTGAGTCCCAATTAAGCCTAATCCACTTTGCCTTGACTCCGTGCGATCATCTTGCGGTGGATCTGGATCCGATATACGAGGCAGAGAGCTCGCTGCAGGAGTTAGTGGAGGAGTCGATATGGGTGTTCCCCCGGAAAAGGCTCGAGGTGGCGGAGATGGAGACGGTAGGTTCCACATCAACCGCAATATATGTCTGAGGGGGAGGGTGAATATCAGGGGTGGTTCGTGTATTCTTATAAGATTTGCAGCTACGAACAGTATACGTGAGCTTGATAAACTGAGATCGCTGTCGAAGAGAGAGCTGCGGGAAATGCAGACATACAAGGTTGGGTATGGtccatatcatcattcaacCACAATTCgctttcctcttcatctccttgAACAGCTTCGTATCTTTGTCCAcccttccttcttcttgattttgatgtcGATTTACCTTGCTCCAAGTCcaaatcctcttcatcttcatcgaatATGGAGGTTGAAATTGCCACCCCTTCTTCTGCTGGCGGTAGGAGTAAATCGTCGTATGGAAATGCtggtgatttaggtaaatgAGTCGAGTGATTAACGTATGAGACGCAAAGTCCGGTTAACTGCATGAGAAACAACAAAAGGTCAAGGAGTAATATCCGAGTAAGCGATGCTGGATTGGCTATTAGATTAAGGAAGGTATTAGTCCATCAAATCATTCGGTGGATTCTTGGGGACATATGGCAAGGTGCCTCAAGTAAAGTACTTGTtagactcaccttgaccGACGAAATCCAATACCAGACCCTTTCCACCGTTCATGCCTCCTGCGAAATCCAGTAAATGTAAAAATGCAGCTGCAATGTTAAGTGCGACTAACATGAGAGACAATCCGAATAGACTTTTAGAAGGATGTATAAAAGCGCAAGCATTGATTTGAACTTGAGCTAGTACTCTAGATATGAGAATAAGGAGATTTGGGGTGTAGAAATGTTGCATCACACAAAGAGCTTGAGCTGTTGTTGCCAGCTAGAAATTTGGGTTAATAATCAGCTTCCCATGGACGTACACGATTGATGAAGTGTCACACACAGATGCTACGGCGTGACGCCGCTGAGGTGCATATACCATATCGTTTGGACGACAAAGAAATCCAACAAGTGAGGTTTTCTCTGATCTCCCTGCGATTCTCTGCCTTCCGAAGTTGTGTAAATCCGAAAGTAGCGTCTCGGGCTTGTTGTCAATCCCGATTTTACACTTGCATATTGCAATTGATCTCTTTTGATACTCGTGAGAGTAGGATGAATAAGGCGCCTAGATTTCGATATGGAGATGATTTCGGGTCTCTCGATATGATTTTTGTGGTAATATTGCTTTGCTATGCTATTTGTTGCTAACGCAAGacagaagaaggatgtCAGTAAGTCTTAAATGAACAGACTGAAAAGGGCGGCCTACATCACTAAATCAATCCGGGGCCACGCTGAATTACCTTTGTAATCATCATTAGCAAATTCACCTATTAAACTACTTACAAGGTATTGGGAAATCGTAATGAAATGGTAATCAGGTTGTAATATCCCCTGACGCGTCTCAACTATCATGttaaatcaacttactCTTAGTTGATCTTTTGAGATGAAATAAGACTTCTTGCTACATCGTCAAACAACAATAACATTGATCACTTACCAACCATCGAGCGTGTCTTCAACCACACCATATATTGTCTCAATGAGAGACGCAGCTTCTTGAAATGGAAGCTTGAATGATTGATCTCTTGGCCTTTGTCTTTCTGTACTGGATGCGAGTCTGAAATTCAGAACATGTTCTTGCAAGCCTCCATCGCCGGACCCTCTCGATGTCCTTATAATACCCCATCCATCCATTCTGatccaccttcaacatcacGAGCATCATCTCCATCCTTGAAGGGTCGTTCATCCACTCCATCTTTATATAGAGGATCAAGCgtttcatcaatatacaGAAGAtcttctacaccttcatTATTAGGTAGAAGTTCTACTCCAATTCTGTTTCCTAATGGTGGTCGAATACGTTCAAATTCCGTAAAAGCAAAATCTCAgacagatgaagaaaagagacaagaagaaatagaaaaacgtaaaattgattctcaACAAAAATTAAAGAGCGCATGGGAATTAATTAAAGAGAAATACGGTTCAATAAGgatagaagatgatgatgaaattgatctaCGTACTGGGAAAATAACAAGAGATAGAGGTAAACTCAGAGAATACGTAGGTAGAGAATTTGGACAAGTCTCAGAtaacgaagatgaagatggaggtGGATCCTCAATTTTTGGTGGAACTCAAGTAGGAGAGAcggaatttgaatttgaaagcgatgaagatgaattaggtcAATGGGATGAAAGGTCTGGACTTGATCTTCAATATTCCGATGCTCCCTtgtttgaagaagaagaggaaatgttaaagaaaaatgaaaGTTGGGATACACCAGAAGctcaaaatgatttagaGGAATTTTTGAGATTGGAAGCTGAACAGAAAAAGATATTTGGACTAGATAACGATGTTTCAGAAGATGCGGACACggaagaaattgatgatgggTCATCGTCCGAGGATCATGATCAAGAGGTTGAAGAAGACTCCCAATTGTCCCcaagatcaagaggaaGCTGGATCAAACCACCAAGACTGGAGGATCTTTTCCTCTCTGACAACGAggttgaagaaagagaagaagcttcCGAGGATGAATTGCTCATGGGTAGGGATGGCTTCACTGAAGCGCTGTCGGGCATGGGCTTGGACGTGGATGAGCATGTGACTACCTCAGATGACGAAGTACGTATTTAATACAATACCTCCAATTTGGCATGTTTGCTGATAGCTGTTCAGC
This genomic stretch from Kwoniella pini CBS 10737 chromosome 10, complete sequence harbors:
- a CDS encoding glutamate-tRNA ligase, whose amino-acid sequence is MPSVVIPLVQTPPFTLIALALIQGIPVSWDTESGETGQASYGEIKGAEEVRQELEKGVAGKEIPLPPLPTLLAANSTFQEVSSVLDALDDYLAYRTYFAGSKFGFGDATIWGTIRGNNSAIGSIKKPGRPHLTRWFNHVETLSVPQNALKTFQQARSEMDKGKKTKRLETVDVVLPNAVKGKVVVRFAPEPSGFLHIGHLKAAILNRFLADQYQGKFILRFDDTNPLKEEGEFEDAIKEDLDMIEIGFDKVVHTSDHFEKIQEITEKLIRRGDAFMDDTDGETVKEQRRAEIPSKNRDASIEDNVARFKEMLKGSEEGKKWSLRAKIDYQHKNGSMRDPVIYRYVEGSHHITGTKFKAYPMYDLACPIIDHLDGVTHALRANEYYARHEQYQWFLEKLGFPKIEIFDFSRVDFVYTVLSKRKLKFLVEKGVVNGWDDPRFPTVRGIRSRGMTVQGLKNYILGQGASQAQLQLEWDGIWTVNKKVIDPAAPRYWAIAEDKAVPVTIAGYTEGEVAVEKPLHKKNPEIGNKKLILSDKLLVEQEDAVSFGDNEEITAMDWGNVFVSNKKTNSNGEVESLEFKLHLEGDFKKTSKKIHWLSAPSTKNALVPVTLIEYDYLITKKKLEENDNLEDIINPKTEYRVKALASAEVVNLKKWEIIQFERKGYYICQGTKDAEGRMEFGFIPDGRLQTITLKATPAAEKPKVAGASKGSWGKPVSTKPTITADSANSDGTKILLSNGTSGFKIPVKSGMFEADKI